One Kaistella polysaccharea DNA segment encodes these proteins:
- a CDS encoding vWA domain-containing protein, producing the protein MTFDFLNFEFYSPWFLLLFAVFIPLFIKDWRKKAPTGITVPSTQNMQENKGIVFVLFLLIISKYIILSALIIAMARPRSFTISQNQDENQGIDIMLSVDVSLSMLAKDLEPDRLTALKTIAKKFVNQRPGDGIGLVIYSGEAFTKVPVTSDHAVVLEELDQLNPLELQPGTAIGEGLSVAVTHLKNSKAKSKIIILMTDGVNTIENAMPTQVGSELARSNDIKVYSIGIGTNGYALMPTGTDPFGDLVFTEAEVKIDEPVLREIAQTTGGKYFRATSNESLEEVYNEINQLEKSDLKMTKLYNYQEYFRVFLWIALVTLLLDALMRWVFYKFLS; encoded by the coding sequence ATGACTTTTGATTTTTTAAATTTTGAATTTTACAGTCCGTGGTTTTTGCTGCTTTTTGCAGTTTTTATCCCACTCTTCATCAAAGATTGGCGCAAAAAAGCGCCAACAGGAATTACCGTTCCATCCACGCAAAACATGCAGGAAAACAAAGGGATCGTTTTTGTTTTATTTCTTCTTATAATTTCAAAATACATTATTCTTTCAGCGCTTATTATTGCCATGGCGCGCCCACGCTCCTTCACGATTTCCCAAAATCAAGACGAAAATCAGGGAATCGATATTATGTTATCCGTCGATGTTTCTTTAAGTATGCTTGCCAAAGATTTAGAACCTGACCGCCTAACTGCGCTGAAAACAATTGCTAAAAAGTTTGTTAATCAACGCCCCGGCGACGGAATTGGCTTGGTTATTTATTCCGGCGAAGCTTTTACGAAAGTTCCCGTAACTTCCGATCACGCAGTGGTTTTGGAGGAATTAGATCAACTCAATCCGCTCGAACTTCAACCAGGAACTGCGATTGGCGAAGGACTTTCTGTAGCAGTAACGCATTTAAAAAACAGCAAAGCAAAATCGAAAATTATCATTTTAATGACAGATGGCGTAAATACCATCGAAAATGCGATGCCAACGCAAGTTGGGTCGGAGCTGGCGAGAAGCAATGATATAAAAGTGTATTCCATAGGAATTGGGACCAACGGTTACGCTCTAATGCCGACTGGAACTGATCCCTTTGGCGATCTTGTTTTTACAGAAGCTGAAGTGAAAATCGATGAACCCGTTTTGCGGGAAATTGCACAAACAACAGGCGGAAAATACTTCCGAGCGACTTCCAATGAAAGCTTAGAAGAAGTGTACAATGAAATTAATCAGCTTGAAAAATCTGATTTGAAGATGACGAAACTCTATAATTATCAGGAATATTTCCGGGTTTTCCTCTGGATTGCTTTGGTAACGTTACTATTAGACGCCCTGATGCGATGGGTTTTTTACAAATTTTTAAGTTAA
- a CDS encoding BatD family protein — translation MLKKLQIILFLLSSVFAFSQTLSSKLDKETLALGEPGTLRIQITNLQAKDVQAAAQNELLPFHFEEINDSIDKKVDSYERIIEFAVFEEGKFTIPALDFKIGGKLYHTIPYDIEVINTAQKGDVINDIMKNKEVTLDVRDYWQLYKWYILGALILIALLFVIYQLIKYAKRKKSSPVVMTNQTLKQLEQLKKKNYIETGNYRLFYVELLDISRNFITKQYQIPADVLLTDDLIDVLKINNAISPENEKIIEDIFSRGDLVKFAKIFPDQQNMTQDFDRLKSFVKTSSKDLEAENLRNGV, via the coding sequence ATTTTGAAAAAATTACAAATCATCCTGTTTTTACTGAGCAGCGTATTTGCCTTTTCACAAACCCTCAGTTCAAAGCTTGACAAAGAAACTTTGGCTTTGGGCGAACCAGGCACTTTGCGCATACAAATTACTAATCTGCAAGCAAAAGATGTGCAGGCCGCAGCACAAAATGAACTTCTGCCTTTCCATTTTGAGGAAATCAATGACAGTATTGATAAGAAAGTTGATTCTTACGAAAGAATCATAGAATTTGCAGTTTTTGAAGAAGGTAAATTTACAATTCCCGCACTTGATTTTAAAATTGGTGGAAAGCTTTACCACACCATTCCTTATGATATCGAAGTGATTAACACCGCGCAGAAAGGCGATGTTATTAACGACATCATGAAAAACAAAGAAGTTACTCTAGATGTTCGCGACTACTGGCAATTGTATAAATGGTATATTCTGGGAGCGCTGATTCTGATCGCGTTATTATTCGTAATTTATCAATTGATAAAGTATGCGAAACGTAAAAAATCATCGCCGGTGGTCATGACCAATCAAACTTTGAAACAACTTGAACAACTGAAGAAAAAAAATTATATAGAAACCGGCAACTACAGACTTTTTTATGTAGAACTTCTGGATATTTCAAGAAACTTTATCACCAAACAATATCAAATTCCCGCAGATGTACTTTTAACCGATGATTTAATCGATGTACTTAAAATAAACAATGCAATATCTCCTGAAAATGAAAAAATAATAGAAGATATTTTCTCCCGCGGTGATTTGGTGAAATTTGCAAAAATTTTCCCTGACCAGCAAAATATGACACAGGATTTTGACCGTTTAAAAAGTTTTGTAAAAACATCTTCCAAAGATTTGGAAGCCGAGAATTTAAGAAACGGCGTGTAA
- the hemB gene encoding porphobilinogen synthase: MIIYSRNRRLRTTPALRALVQETVLTTNDLVMPIFVMEGSQNKEAISAMPGIFRRSIDLTVKECEELFSLGVKGVNLYMKVSENLKDNTGKESWNQNGLMQNTIKAIKDAVPEMVIMPDIALDPYSMYGHDGIITKGKIDNDATNDALVKMSISLAEAGADIMAPSDMMDGRVGAIRKGLEENGFTDVGILSYAAKYASSFYGPFRTALDSAPKDDAEIPKDKKTYQMDFHNSREALDEVLKDVAEGADIIMIKPGMPYLDIVSKVRDMIDLPIAVYNVSGEYAMLKAAAQNGWLDNDKAIIESLTCIKRAGADMIFTYAAKEAAILLNN; the protein is encoded by the coding sequence ATGATTATCTACTCAAGAAATAGACGCCTACGAACAACACCTGCTTTAAGAGCTCTTGTTCAGGAAACTGTACTTACAACCAACGACTTGGTGATGCCCATTTTTGTAATGGAAGGATCGCAGAATAAAGAAGCAATTTCGGCAATGCCCGGGATTTTCAGGCGGTCGATTGATCTCACTGTAAAAGAATGCGAAGAATTATTTTCTTTAGGAGTAAAGGGAGTTAATTTATACATGAAGGTTTCGGAAAATTTGAAGGATAATACCGGCAAAGAATCCTGGAATCAGAACGGATTAATGCAAAATACCATTAAAGCCATAAAAGATGCCGTTCCAGAGATGGTAATTATGCCAGATATCGCCTTAGATCCTTACTCCATGTACGGACACGACGGTATTATCACAAAAGGAAAAATAGATAATGATGCGACCAATGATGCATTGGTAAAAATGTCAATCTCTCTTGCAGAAGCGGGAGCAGATATTATGGCACCAAGCGACATGATGGACGGCCGTGTCGGCGCAATCCGTAAAGGATTAGAGGAAAATGGATTCACCGATGTAGGAATTCTAAGCTATGCTGCAAAGTACGCAAGTTCATTTTACGGACCTTTCCGAACTGCTCTGGATTCCGCGCCGAAAGACGATGCTGAAATTCCGAAAGATAAAAAAACCTATCAAATGGATTTTCACAATTCCCGCGAAGCTTTGGATGAAGTTTTAAAAGATGTTGCTGAAGGAGCAGACATTATCATGATAAAACCCGGAATGCCCTATTTGGATATCGTTTCGAAAGTGCGAGATATGATTGATTTACCAATTGCGGTTTACAATGTGAGCGGCGAATACGCCATGCTAAAAGCCGCCGCACAAAACGGTTGGTTAGATAATGATAAAGCAATTATCGAAAGCTTAACGTGCATCAAACGCGCGGGCGCAGATATGATATTTACGTACGCTGCAAAAGAAGCTGCAATCCTTCTAAATAATTAG
- a CDS encoding DUF58 domain-containing protein: MQIKDIIKKVKQIEIRTKKKSEATLMGQYHSAFKGQGMTFSEVRPYQFGDEIRRIDWNKTARFREPFVKVMEEERELTMMLLVDISASMDYGTQTQLKREFVAEIAASLGFSAAGNNDKVGLILFADKVYKVIPPQKGRKHILAIISTLLTVDYVPAVAKIETALTYMMTIFKRKSLIFLFSDFEDEYDLKMLRVASRKHQMLGLRVFDSKDNEIPDVGYALFKDAETGKQIWANTASARWRYEFAENKKQKLKQLTEDFESSSAGLININTGDDYAQSLYKYFRKR, translated from the coding sequence ATGCAGATCAAAGACATCATCAAAAAAGTAAAACAGATTGAAATTCGGACTAAGAAAAAGTCCGAAGCAACTTTGATGGGTCAATATCACAGCGCGTTCAAAGGTCAGGGAATGACTTTCTCAGAAGTTCGTCCTTACCAGTTTGGCGATGAAATCCGCAGAATCGACTGGAATAAAACCGCGCGTTTCCGGGAACCATTTGTAAAAGTAATGGAAGAAGAACGGGAATTAACAATGATGCTTTTGGTTGATATTTCTGCATCGATGGATTACGGAACTCAAACGCAGCTGAAAAGAGAATTCGTCGCTGAAATCGCTGCTAGTCTGGGTTTTTCAGCAGCAGGAAACAATGATAAAGTTGGATTGATTTTGTTCGCAGATAAGGTGTATAAAGTAATTCCACCCCAGAAAGGACGAAAACATATTTTAGCAATTATAAGTACGCTACTCACCGTGGATTATGTTCCAGCCGTGGCTAAAATTGAAACTGCGCTTACCTACATGATGACTATTTTCAAGAGAAAATCACTTATCTTTTTATTTTCCGATTTTGAAGATGAATATGATTTAAAAATGTTGCGCGTCGCTTCCAGAAAACATCAAATGTTGGGATTACGGGTTTTCGATTCAAAAGACAATGAAATTCCCGATGTTGGTTATGCTCTTTTTAAAGATGCTGAAACGGGGAAACAAATTTGGGCAAATACTGCCAGTGCGAGATGGCGCTACGAATTTGCCGAAAATAAAAAACAAAAATTAAAACAATTGACCGAAGATTTCGAAAGTTCTTCGGCTGGTTTAATAAATATTAATACAGGAGATGATTATGCACAATCACTGTACAAATATTTTAGAAAAAGATAG
- the rlmB gene encoding 23S rRNA (guanosine(2251)-2'-O)-methyltransferase RlmB has product MKEDFIFGLRPVIEALEAGKTVDKVFLQNALQGPIYAELKALLSEHKIRPNFVPIEKLNRFTRKNHQGVVAFISDVPFHKIENVLPEIFETGRTPFLLILDRLTDVRNFGAICRTAECVGVDAVIIPEKGGAPLNSDAIKTSAGAIYNLKICKEKNLAHAVDFLQQSGVQVFSATEKAQKLVYDLDYTQPCAIVMGNEETGISKDVLHHSDEKIKLPIAGKTQSLNVSVACGAILYEAMRQRMIPVI; this is encoded by the coding sequence ATGAAAGAAGATTTTATATTTGGGTTAAGACCTGTAATAGAAGCCCTGGAAGCAGGGAAAACAGTAGATAAGGTATTTCTGCAAAATGCTTTGCAAGGACCGATTTATGCAGAACTGAAAGCGTTATTGAGTGAGCATAAAATTCGTCCTAATTTTGTGCCGATTGAAAAATTAAATCGCTTTACCCGAAAGAATCATCAAGGTGTGGTTGCCTTCATATCGGATGTTCCTTTTCATAAAATAGAGAATGTGTTACCTGAAATTTTTGAAACAGGTAGAACACCCTTTCTCTTAATTTTAGATCGCTTAACTGATGTTAGGAATTTTGGTGCAATTTGCCGAACCGCAGAATGTGTGGGTGTAGATGCTGTCATAATTCCAGAAAAAGGTGGTGCGCCGTTAAACTCTGATGCGATCAAAACTTCTGCAGGAGCCATTTATAATCTTAAAATTTGTAAGGAAAAAAATCTTGCACATGCAGTAGATTTTCTTCAGCAATCTGGCGTTCAGGTTTTTTCTGCGACAGAAAAAGCACAGAAATTGGTTTATGATTTAGATTATACACAACCTTGCGCAATCGTTATGGGTAATGAAGAAACTGGAATTTCAAAAGATGTTCTTCATCATTCAGATGAAAAAATAAAACTACCGATTGCGGGAAAAACACAGTCACTGAATGTCTCAGTTGCTTGTGGTGCTATTCTGTACGAAGCGATGCGACAAAGAATGATTCCTGTAATTTAG
- a CDS encoding AAA family ATPase — protein MSEINQAEDIRQLTEKVREQNYFFSLLRQEINKAIIGQEYMVDRLLIGLLGNGHVLLEGVPGLAKTLAIKTLADAVQGHFSRIQFTPDLLPADVVGTQIYSIKDNDFSIKRGPIFANFVLADEINRAPSKVQSALLEAMQEKQVTIGDETMNLPKPFLVLATQNPIDQEGTYMLPEAQSDRFMLKCTITYPDFEAERQIMKMVASSHQPEIKPVISLENITEAKKLINQIYLDEKIEKYILDMVFATRFPDKYGLSELKNYISFGASPRASINLSIAARAMAFLKNRAFVIPEDVKEIAKDVLRHRIGLSFEAEAEEITSDDIIEKILGKIQAP, from the coding sequence ATGTCAGAAATCAATCAAGCAGAAGATATAAGACAACTAACAGAAAAAGTAAGAGAACAGAATTACTTTTTTTCCCTTTTAAGACAAGAAATCAACAAAGCAATTATCGGACAGGAATATATGGTAGACCGTTTATTAATAGGTTTACTGGGAAATGGTCACGTCTTGCTGGAAGGAGTTCCGGGCTTGGCAAAAACCTTGGCAATTAAAACTTTAGCCGACGCGGTGCAAGGTCATTTTTCCAGAATACAATTCACACCTGATTTATTACCCGCTGATGTCGTCGGAACACAGATTTACAGCATTAAAGACAATGATTTCTCTATAAAAAGAGGACCTATTTTCGCTAATTTTGTTCTGGCTGATGAGATCAACCGGGCACCTTCAAAAGTACAGTCTGCGCTGTTAGAAGCGATGCAGGAAAAACAGGTAACGATTGGCGATGAAACAATGAATCTGCCAAAACCCTTTCTCGTATTAGCCACCCAAAACCCGATTGATCAGGAAGGAACTTATATGCTTCCGGAAGCACAAAGTGACCGGTTCATGCTGAAATGTACCATCACCTACCCTGATTTTGAAGCAGAAAGACAAATCATGAAAATGGTGGCAAGTTCCCATCAACCTGAAATAAAACCTGTCATTTCTTTAGAAAATATAACCGAAGCGAAAAAACTTATCAACCAAATTTACCTGGATGAAAAAATAGAAAAATATATTCTTGATATGGTTTTCGCAACGCGTTTTCCAGATAAATATGGTTTATCAGAATTAAAAAATTACATCAGTTTTGGGGCGTCGCCTCGTGCTTCGATCAACTTATCAATTGCAGCGAGAGCAATGGCATTTTTGAAAAACCGAGCTTTCGTAATCCCTGAAGATGTAAAAGAAATTGCAAAAGATGTTTTGCGTCATCGTATCGGTTTAAGTTTCGAAGCGGAAGCTGAAGAAATAACCTCTGATGATATTATTGAAAAAATACTGGGTAAAATTCAGGCGCCTTAA
- a CDS encoding nitroreductase family protein: MKDSQVLRTIIESRKSTFPKSYNQGPIDKDVLEEILTSAKFAPNHKRTKPWRFRVFEGKEKAELGEKLAEIYKEITPASNFLEKKYLDITHKIELASAVVTLNVNFSILVPEWEEVAAAAMGVQNMYLTATALDIGCYWSTPNMIHHLADYLGLEENQKCLGLFYLGNIQHN; encoded by the coding sequence ATGAAAGATTCGCAGGTTTTAAGAACCATTATTGAAAGTAGGAAAAGTACTTTTCCGAAATCCTATAATCAAGGTCCGATTGATAAAGATGTTCTAGAAGAAATCCTAACTTCCGCGAAGTTTGCGCCCAATCATAAACGAACAAAGCCGTGGCGTTTTAGAGTTTTTGAAGGGAAAGAAAAAGCTGAACTTGGGGAAAAATTAGCAGAGATTTATAAGGAAATTACGCCCGCCTCCAATTTTTTAGAAAAAAAGTATCTGGATATTACGCATAAAATTGAGCTTGCCAGTGCGGTTGTAACGCTGAACGTAAACTTCAGCATACTGGTACCGGAATGGGAAGAGGTCGCCGCTGCAGCAATGGGAGTGCAGAATATGTACTTGACCGCAACTGCTCTGGATATCGGATGTTACTGGAGTACACCAAATATGATTCACCATCTCGCCGACTATCTTGGTCTGGAAGAAAATCAAAAATGTTTGGGACTTTTTTACTTAGGGAATATTCAACACAATTAG
- a CDS encoding DinB family protein → MNYHFQAHRQVRLNLLEILRETSQRDLVLIPDGFNNNMYWNIAHVVATQQLLCYYLSGNPFRIDKYWIETYKKGTLPNLNVQQSEVDDLAYLLTETSKILIKDYDADFFSDYTPYTTSFGLDLKNIQDAIIFNNMHETQHLGYVMAQKRAILGEQF, encoded by the coding sequence ATGAATTACCACTTTCAGGCACACCGGCAAGTTCGTTTGAATCTGCTGGAGATTTTACGGGAAACCTCGCAACGTGACCTCGTTTTAATTCCTGATGGCTTTAATAATAATATGTACTGGAATATTGCACACGTTGTTGCGACGCAACAGCTGCTCTGCTATTACCTGAGTGGAAACCCTTTCCGCATTGATAAATATTGGATTGAAACTTATAAAAAAGGAACATTACCCAACCTTAATGTTCAACAGTCTGAAGTCGATGATTTGGCATATCTATTAACTGAAACCTCTAAAATTTTAATTAAGGATTACGATGCTGATTTCTTTTCAGATTATACGCCGTACACCACAAGTTTTGGATTGGATTTGAAAAACATTCAGGATGCCATCATCTTTAATAATATGCACGAAACCCAGCATTTAGGATATGTAATGGCGCAAAAAAGGGCGATTTTGGGAGAGCAGTTTTAG
- a CDS encoding NAD(P)/FAD-dependent oxidoreductase has protein sequence MEAREKIVIVGGGFAGLQLAKALNNKRKKVMVIDKVNHHMFQPLFYQVACGRIEPSNISFPFRKIFQRSHNIQFRLTDVQKILPEQNKIITTESEFTYDKLVIATGCKTNFFGNEKMESLTYGMKTTQEAISIRNNVLLTFEKLISERRRTDDGNWNIVIVGSGPTGVELAGAFAEMKKDILPRDYPHMNFNDLKIILISSTETPLQTMSEEAQAKSDQYLHELGVEFLRGEMVTDYNGDIVSMQSGKTIPTNNVIWAAGVTGNIIDGLNPKNIIRNRFVTDRYNRVKGYENIFAIGDIAHMETPNYPTGHPQVANVAINQGKNLGSNILKKLLKDWKEYEYVDRGSMATIGKHRAVVDLPNLKFQGLIAWYFWMFLHLMLILSVRNKIAIFFNWMWSYINKDSSLRLIIIPTKKNNTEQ, from the coding sequence ATGGAAGCAAGAGAAAAAATAGTAATTGTGGGCGGTGGTTTTGCGGGACTACAATTGGCAAAAGCTCTTAATAATAAGAGAAAAAAAGTGATGGTCATCGATAAGGTAAACCATCACATGTTTCAGCCTCTTTTCTATCAGGTTGCGTGCGGACGAATTGAACCCAGCAACATCTCCTTTCCTTTCCGGAAAATATTTCAACGCTCACACAACATACAGTTCCGACTTACCGATGTGCAGAAAATCCTTCCCGAACAGAATAAAATCATTACCACTGAATCTGAATTTACCTATGATAAATTGGTGATTGCAACAGGTTGTAAAACAAATTTTTTCGGAAATGAAAAAATGGAAAGTTTAACTTACGGGATGAAAACCACACAAGAAGCAATTTCAATTCGTAATAATGTGCTTCTTACTTTTGAAAAATTAATTAGTGAACGCCGGCGAACCGACGATGGAAACTGGAATATTGTTATTGTAGGAAGCGGACCAACCGGAGTTGAACTCGCTGGAGCATTTGCAGAAATGAAAAAAGATATTCTGCCGCGCGATTATCCGCATATGAATTTCAATGATTTAAAAATTATTCTGATCAGTTCTACCGAAACTCCTTTACAAACAATGAGTGAAGAAGCACAGGCAAAATCTGATCAATATCTTCACGAGTTGGGAGTAGAGTTTTTGAGAGGGGAAATGGTAACGGATTATAACGGTGACATTGTCTCGATGCAGAGTGGAAAGACTATTCCAACGAACAATGTGATCTGGGCTGCTGGAGTTACCGGAAATATTATTGACGGATTGAATCCTAAAAATATTATCAGAAACCGTTTTGTGACAGACCGTTATAACCGTGTAAAGGGATACGAAAATATTTTTGCGATTGGCGATATTGCCCACATGGAAACTCCAAATTATCCGACGGGGCATCCGCAGGTTGCGAATGTTGCTATTAATCAGGGTAAAAATTTAGGAAGTAATATTCTTAAGAAATTATTAAAAGATTGGAAAGAATATGAATACGTGGATCGTGGCAGTATGGCGACCATCGGTAAACATCGTGCAGTGGTAGATCTTCCAAATCTTAAATTTCAGGGTTTAATTGCCTGGTATTTCTGGATGTTTTTACATTTAATGCTCATTCTGAGTGTGCGAAATAAAATAGCAATTTTCTTCAACTGGATGTGGAGTTACATTAATAAAGATTCCTCGCTACGTTTGATTATTATTCCTACTAAAAAGAACAATACCGAGCAATGA
- a CDS encoding T9SS type A sorting domain-containing protein, with product MKKFLSFIMFIGFLTVGTNTVCAQSAERSFATHQKIDEGMLVVYPNPARDFMMLKSKDSSLRIKSVTFYSILGMQVAEFQINKTSEEIRLDRLRPGKYLMRYVLSDNTQKVMQIVKQ from the coding sequence GTGAAAAAATTTTTATCTTTTATAATGTTTATAGGCTTTTTAACAGTGGGTACAAATACAGTTTGTGCGCAATCTGCTGAACGAAGCTTTGCAACTCATCAGAAAATCGATGAAGGGATGTTGGTTGTTTATCCAAATCCTGCCCGCGATTTTATGATGCTTAAATCTAAAGATTCATCTTTAAGAATAAAATCAGTAACCTTTTATTCTATTTTAGGAATGCAGGTTGCCGAATTTCAAATTAATAAGACTTCCGAGGAGATTAGACTGGACCGTTTGCGACCTGGAAAGTATCTCATGAGATATGTACTGAGTGATAATACACAGAAAGTAATGCAAATCGTGAAACAATAA